The proteins below come from a single Vitis vinifera cultivar Pinot Noir 40024 chromosome 9, ASM3070453v1 genomic window:
- the LOC104880428 gene encoding uncharacterized protein LOC104880428: MGYIYELMDSAKEKIAFNCRGMERKYGPIWRKIDARWTPQLHRPLHAAGYYLNPQLRYGDKFSNVDEVRKGLFECMDRMLDYQERLKADIQLDSYDQAMDEFGSRIAIDSRTLRSPTSWWMRFGGSTPELQKFAIRVLSLTCSASGCERNWSTFESIHTKKRNRLEHQRLNALVYVRYNTRLRERSLQRKQNVDPILVEEIDSDDEWIAEKEDPLLPLDLCWLQDNELFNVDAIRVVSSNSQETQASSDHMVSSHSYKRKHNEVPSTSGGKGKEKELNLTPIDEDEDLDEMGIHDSGHFPTIDTLDEDDDDLGEEDLS, from the exons ATgggttatatttatgagttgatgGATTCAGCTAAGGAGAAGATTGCATTTAATTGTCGGGGCATGGAGAGAAAATATGgcccaatttggagaaaaattgatGCAAGATGGACTCCGCAACTTCATCGACCTTTACATGCAGCAGGCTATTATCTTAATCCTCAATTGCGGTATGGAGATAAGTTCTCTAATGTTGATGAGGTGAGGAAGggattatttgaatgcatggatAGGATGTTGGATTATCAAGAACGTTTAAAAGCTGACATTCAGTTGGACTCATATGACCAAGCAATGGATGAATTTGGGAGTCgtattgcaattgattctcgaACATTAAGAAGTCCTACAAGTTGGTGGATGCGTTTTGGGGGTTCAACACCGGAGTTGCAAAAGTTTGCTATTCGAGTCCTTAGCCTTACTTGTAGTGCTTCgggatgtgaaagaaattggagcacatttgaatcg atccatacaaaaaaaagaaatagacttGAACATCAAAGGTTGAATGCTCTAGTATATGTAAGGTACAACACTAGATTGAGAGAGCGAAGtctacaaaggaaacaaaatgttgatcCAATCTTGGTAGAGGAGATTGATTCCGATGATGAATGGATTGCGGAGAAAGAAGATCCCCTCCTCCCCCTTGATCTTTGTTGGCTTCAAGATAATGAATTATTCAATGTTGATGCCATTAGAGTTGTGTCATCCAACTCCCAAGAGACGCAAGCATCATCGGATCATATGGTTTCTTCACATTCCtacaaaaggaaacataatgaagtaccaa GTACAAGTGGAGGCAAAGGCAAGGAAAAGGAATTGAATTTGACAccaattgatgaagatgaagatttagaTGAAATGGGGATACATGATAGTGGACATTTTCCTACTATTGATACattggatgaggatgatgatgaccttggagaggaggatttaagttga
- the LOC132254295 gene encoding uncharacterized protein LOC132254295, whose product MSSSDSKNSRKDFVWKYVIEVSGEQYLRCKFCNQRCMGGVNRLKHHLAGTHHGMKPCNKVSEDARLECKEALANFKDKKTKRNELLQEIGMGPTSMHESALSKTIGTLGSGSGSVSGSGEPIPRGPMDKFTTSQPRQSTLNSKWKQEERKEVCRKIGRFMYSKGLPFNTVNDPYWFPMIDVVANFGPGFKPSSMHELRTWILKEEVNDLSIIMEDHKKAWKQYGCSIMSDGWTNGKKIGEENVVQVITDNAFNYVNAGMRLMEKRSRL is encoded by the exons atgagttcCTCCGATTCGAAAAATTCAAGAAAGGATTTTGTGTGGAAGTATGTGATTGAAGTTTCTGGAGAGCAATATTTAAGATGTAAATTTTGCAATCAAAGATGTATGGGAGGGGTGAATAGACTAAAGCATCACTTAGCCGGAACTCATCATGGTATGAAACCATGCAACAAAGTTAGTGAAGATGCTAGATTGGAATGTAAAGAGGCATTGGCTAattttaaggataaaaaaacGAAGAGAAATGAATTGCTCCAAGAAATTGGTATGGGTCCAACTTCAATGCATGAAAGTGCCTTATCTAAAACAATAGGGACATTAGGGAGTGGGAGTGGGAGTGTAAGTGGGAGTGGGGAACCTATTCCTAGGGGACCCATGGATAAATTTACCACTTCACAACCTAGACAAAGTACGTTGAATTCAAAGTGGaagcaagaagaaaggaaggaagtgtgtAGAAAAATTGGTAGGTTTATGTATTCAAAAGGTCTCCCATTCAACACTGTGAATGATCCTTATTGGTTTCCTATGATAGATGTTGTTGCAAACTTTGGGCCCGGGTTTAAGCCTTCATCTATGCACGAATTGAGGACATGGATTCTTAAAGAAGAGGTGAATGACCTAAGTATCATTATGGAAGATCACAAAAAAGCTTGGAAACAatatggatgttcaattatgtcagaTGGTTGGACAAATGGAAAAA aaattggagaggagaaTGTTGTGCAAGTCATCACTGATAATGCCTTTAATTATGTGAATGCTGGAATGAGGCTTATGGAAAAAAGGAGTAGATTGTAG
- the LOC100267011 gene encoding receptor-like protein EIX2 — protein MEKISILGFILAILYFITELACNGHTHVDNNVQYEQKALIDFKSGLKDPNNRLSSWKGSNYCYWKGISCENSTGFVISIDLHNPYPRENVYENWSSMNLSGEISPSLIKLKSLKYLDLSFNSFKAMPIPQFFGSLENLIYLNLSSAGFSGSIPSNLRNLSSLQYLYLSSEYLDDIDFEYLYDIHSEYFNNLFVENIEWMTDLVSLKYLGMNYVNLSLVGSRWVEVANKLPSLTELHLGGCSLSSSFPSPTFVNLTSLAVIAINSNYFNSKFPEWLLNVSNLVSIDISDNQLHGRIPLGLGELPNLQYLDLSLNVNLRGSISQLLRKSWKKIEVLNLAQNELHGSIPSSIGNFCNLKYLDLSVNLLNGSLPEIIKGLETCSSKSPLPNLEVLNLAENELQDLGNNNLSGIIPKSLGQLQSLESLHLNHNELSGELPSSFQNLTGLEVLDLSYNKLLGEVPAWIGAAFVNLVILNLRSNKFCGRLPSQLSNLSSLHVLDLAQNNLIGEIPITLVELKAMAQEQLNIYQINVNVNSSLYEERLVVITKGQSLEYTKTLSLVVGIDLSDNNLSGEFPQEITKLFGLVVLNLSRNHITGQIPENISMLRQLSSLDLSSNKLSSTIPSSMASLSFLSYLNLSNNNFYGKIPFIGQMTTFTELAFVGNPDLCGAPLATKCQNEDPNKRQSVVSDKNDGGYIDQWFYLSVGLGFAMGILVPFFVLATRKSWCEAYFNFVDEIVRWLLRGRATYAKNHPRRR, from the exons ATGgagaaaatttcaattcttggtTTCATTTTAGCTATTCTCTATTTCATAACAGAACTTGCATGTAATGGTCATACCCATGTCGACAACAATGTTCAATATGAACAAAAGGCTCTTATTGACTTCAAAAGTGGTCTCAAAGATCCCAACAATCGGCTTTCATCATGGAAAGGAAGCAATTATTGCTACTGGAAAGGAATTAGTTGCGAAAATAGCACAGGATTTGTCATTTCAATTGATCTTCATAACCCTTATCCTCGTGAGAATGTATATGAGAACTGGAGCTCTATGAACTTGAGTGGAGAAATTAGTCCTTCATTGATAAAACTCAAGTCTTTGAAATATCTAGATTTGAGTTTCAACTCATTCAAAGCCATGCCAATTCCTCAATTCTTTGGGTCTCTGGAGAATTTAATATATCTAAACTTATCGAGTGCTGGGTTTAGTGGATcaattccttcaaatttaagGAATCTTTCTAGCTTGCAATATCTCTATCTTTCTTCTGAGTATCTTGACGATATTGATTTTGAGTATCTTTATGATATTCATTctgaatattttaataatttatttgttgaaaatattgaatGGATGACTGACCTTGTTTCCTTGAAGTATCTTGGTATGAATTATGTTAACCTTTCATTGGTAGGAAGTCGATGGGTTGAGGTGGCAAACAAGCTTCCAAGTTTAACTGAGTTGCATCTAGGTGGTTGTAGCCTCTCTAGCTCATTTCCATCTCCAACCTTTGTTAATCTTACTTCACTTGCTGTTATAGCTATCAACTCCAACtacttcaattccaagtttcctGAATGGCTTTTAAATGTCAGCAACCTTGTATCCATTGATATAAGTGACAATCAACTGCATGGGAGAATTCCACTTGGTCTTGGTGAGCTACCCAATTTGCAATACTTAGATCTATCTTTAAATGTCAATCTTAGGGGTAGTATCTCTCAACTATTGAGGAAGAGTTGGAAAAAGATAGAAGTTCTAAATTTGGCTCAGAATGAATTACATG GTTCAATTCCCAGCTCCATTGGAAACTTTTGCAACTTAAAATATTTGGATTTGAGTGTTAATCTCTTGAATGGAAGTTTACCTGAGATTATCAAAGGACTTGAAACCTGTAGTTCTAAAAGTCCTTTGCCTAATTTAGAAGTTCTAAATTTGGCTGAGAATGAATTACAGG ACCTTGGAAACAACAATTTGTCTGGGATAATACCAAAGTCGTTGGGCCAATTACAATCGCTCGAATCACTGCACTTGAACCACAATGAGCTTTCAGGAGAGCTCCCctcatctttccaaaatttaacaGGCTTGGAAGTTCTTGATCTTAGTTACAACAAATTGTTGGGTGAGGTTCCTGCATGGATTGGAGCTGCTTTCGTAAATCTGGTAATACTCAACTTGAGGTCGAATAAGTTTTGTGGAAGACTTCCCTCCCAACTTTCAAATTTAAGCTCCCTGCATGTCTTAGACCTTGCACAAAACAATCTGATAGGTGAAATTCCAATCACTTTGGTTGAGCTTAAAGCCATGGCTCAAGAGCAATTGAATATATATCAGATAAATGTGAATGTCAACTCCTCCTTGTATGAAGAACGATTGGTTGTGATTACCAAAGGCCAAAGTCTTGAATATACCAAGACTCTTTCTCTTGTTGTAGGCATTGACCTATCCGACAATAATTTAAGTGGAGAGTTTCCCCAAGAAATAACAAAATTGTTTGGTTTGGTGGTTTTGAACTTGTCGAGGAATCACATCACTGGCCAAATTCCTGAAAACATTTCAATGTTGCGACAATTGTCATCTCTTGATTTGTCAAGCAATAAGCTTTCCAGCACCATTCCTTCAAGCATGGCCTCATTATCATTCTTGAGTTATTTGAATCTATCAAATAACAATTTCTATGGTAAGATCCCCTTTATAGGGCAAATGACAACCTTCACCGAGCTGGCCTTTGTGGGAAACCCTGATCTATGTGGAGCTCCATTGGCCACAAAATGCCAGAATGAAGATCCAAATAAAAGGCAAAGTGTTGTTAGTGacaaaaatgatggtggctATATTGATCAATGGTTTTACTTGAGCGTTGGCTTGGGATTTGCCATGGGCATCCTAgttccattttttgttttggcaACAAGGAAATCTTGGTGTGAGGCCTATTTTAATTTTGTGGATGAGATTGTCAGATGGTTGTTGAGAGGAAGAGCAACCTATGCCAAAAATCATCCTAGAAGGCGATAA